The following is a genomic window from Strongyloides ratti genome assembly S_ratti_ED321, chromosome : 1.
ttaatttaattaattttattctattataaaatcaattaaaagattatttaattttttaaaatttttaaaggttaaaattttttatatcattttcattaagattaaaaattaacctGTCCTCAGTTTCTGTAAGATTTTCTGCtcctatttttttataaaaatttattgctGGAGTATTCCATTTTAAAGCAGAccatgatatttttttaatattattttttcttgcCACCTGAATAAgttcataaaataaatgtctaccaatattttgttttcggtagtcatttttaacatatatatcttcaagaaaataaaatggtCCTTTCCATGAAGAGTATGCTATATAATATAGGAGCATTCCAGCAATttcat
Proteins encoded in this region:
- a CDS encoding GNAT domain and Acyl-CoA N-acyltransferase domain-containing protein, which codes for MNEIKKINDLFSIKSITSKDASEIRKMIKELADYEKLGSQMILTDDDIKNHIDMGILKGFIVVLQKNNNEIAGMLLYYIAYSSWKGPFYFLEDIYVKNDYRKQNIGRHLFYELIQVARKNNIKKISWSALKWNTPAINFYKKIGAENLTETEDRNYIPFLNVLQSH